CATAATGTTAAATTCCCTCTGATGGAGATTTGTAAAGTGAATGGCCCAGATGCTTTAGAGTTTGTACAAAAGCTGAAAAGAGAGACACCTGAGTTATATGACGAAAAAAGTAACACTTTATCTGCAATAAAATGGAACTTTTCAAGGtttttaattgataaaaatgGAAAAGTTGTTGCATTTAGAGGAACTAGGACCGAGCCTAACGAGcttattccaaaaatagCTGAACTTCTTGGTGTTTCTGATTACCAGaatctttttaaaaattacgACAAGCTCCATCCGGAGTCAGGTTATGACCCAAAGGATGACGTATGTCCTTTAAAGCAAAAACAAAGTGAACAAGGTTCttaaaggaaaataatCTATTCGGACAATATTACTTAGCATGACCATAAATATTACCTACTATGGATTTTTGCTCTTGTAAGttgaaacaaaatatttaggTTTGGACGCCAGTAATCAATTCATAGGTAGTTACTAttgatgataatattgGTCCAATTGCCGAAATGTAACAAGACAATACTACACAGAAATTTGTGAAAAAGGATTTTCTTCTTCCCCATATAATAGAATAAACAAACAAGGGATAAATCGACGCAGTAAAAGCGTCAATATAACCACAAAACAATTCAACATATTGAGTACAAGATTTTGCCACATGAGAAAGGAATATGGAGACAAGTAAAATAGCTGTAGAAAGTAAAAACCTCCAAATATTgaacttttctttatttttcatgGACTTAAGGGTTGCTTCAGCACTAAAATCTTCTTGACCATCTGATTCAATAGCTCTTGCTTTATTTTTAGCTAATAGACTTACTAATTCATCCAATACAATATTAGGATTGGATGGGACATAAGTTAATTTAAGGGCTCTGGATTCCTttttatcatcatcatcattacCATCAAAAATTACTTGGAAAACGTCTTCTACTGCTAATTCTGACATGTAATTGATAAGTCCAATATCATTTACGataaaattacaaattGAAACGGTAAATAATGGAATAATAACACATAATGAAATACAACTCAGTATTCTTGAGAATCCCATGAATATATCACAAGGCGAAAAGTTTAATGTAATGTTATCTTGTGTAGCTTCACCAAAAGTTGTATATGCAGAAATAGTTAGAGCCAAAGAGAAAACCAA
This is a stretch of genomic DNA from Cryptosporidium parvum Iowa II chromosome 3, whole genome shotgun sequence. It encodes these proteins:
- a CDS encoding glutathione peroxidase, which produces MGNFLASTKITTDLASKSVYSYTLTTLEGNPFPMESLKGKVVMVTNVASKCGYTKSYYKQMVRIYSVFAPLGLEIIGLPSREFMGQEFEDPKEIRKFADSHNVKFPLMEICKVNGPDALEFVQKLKRETPELYDEKSNTLSAIKWNFSRFLIDKNGKVVAFRGTRTEPNELIPKIAELLGVSDYQNLFKNYDKLHPESGYDPKDDVCPLKQKQSEQGS